A DNA window from Bombus huntii isolate Logan2020A unplaced genomic scaffold, iyBomHunt1.1 ctg00000088.1, whole genome shotgun sequence contains the following coding sequences:
- the LOC126876642 gene encoding uncharacterized protein LOC126876642 encodes MNFITEELAKSLKIRQNKCSVPIGALDTLTTTSKRHITATITSTDAPYLAIRCLKQLAEDEGHRFPRAAQVLQRDFYVDDALTGAETKDEALTLRTELTNLLQLAGLNIRKWASNDKDLLHGLSLEETNHQHFLGDSQTLKTLGVFWNSSDDSILYSVEVKPTPSRVTKRIISSEIAKIYDPLGLLTPVIVRAKMLLQRIWSSKIDWDESLPIELHTEWERYYAQLPLLNNVRFPRKAIIESAMEIELHGFCDASEKAYGACVYLRTLNTNGRVWTQLLTAKSKVAPLKCQTIPRLELSGALLLTSLMSTVQQALSHKITRTIYWTDSTIVLHWLNTSPHTLKTFVANRVSEIQTKTSIRDWRHVPTDDNPADLISRGQTPEEFLRPTIWQHGPAWLYQSEGYWPTWTLTPQIEVPEQKGAICLSANPADYSLLQRYSSWPKLIRIIARCLRWKQKRNRAAPLTVTELRITHNKLIKLLQNIHFSEEIRTLQKDRNAAIKGKLTRLNPFIDKEGILRVGGRLSHSSMTFAQKHPIVLPKSSVTTRIIDHEHKIHMHSGTQATLYAVRQRYWPVDGRSQVWRAIKGCVRCCRAQPPPVEYVMGNLPEARVTKSRPFTNVGVDYCGPFHIKEKRDRNRRQIKVYVAIFVCLAIKAVHIELVDDLTSEAFIAALRRFIARRGYCSTIHSDNGTNFRGASNELRELHDLLQSDDHKEKVTAFLADKQIEWHFIPPHSPHFGGLWEAA; translated from the exons ATGAACTTCATTACCGAGGAATTAGCAAAATCGTTAAAGATAAGACAAAACAAATGTTCGGTCCCGATCGGAGCTCTAGACACCTTGACAACGACCTCTAAGCGACACATCACGGCCACGATCACTTCCACTGACG CCCCGTATCTAGCTATTCGGTGCCTCAAGCAACTGGCAGAGGACGAAGGACATCGATTTCCACGTGCAGCACAGGTACTGCAGCGGGATTTCTACGTCGACGACGCTCTCACCGGAGCTGAAACGAAGGACGAAGCCCTCACGCTCAGAACAGAACTCACCAATTTACTTCAACTGGCCGGCTTAAACATACGAAAATGGGCGTCAAACGATAAGGACTTATTACACGGACTTTCCTTAGAAGAAACAAATCACCAACATTTTTTGGGCGACTCGCAAACCTTGAAGACGCTGGGAGTGTTTTGGAATTCATCCGACGACTCTATTCTTTACTCGGTCGAAGTCAAACCCACGCCCTCTCGAGTCACGAAACGAATCATCAGCTCGGAGattgcaaaaatttacgatccGCTCGGTCTGCTCACACCGGTGATTGTTCGGGCCAAGATGCTACTTCAACGAATATGGTCGTCGAAAATCGATTGGGATGAATCACTTCCGATCGAGTTACATACAGAGTGGGAAAGGTACTATGCCCAATTACCCTTATTAAACAACGTCAGGTTCCCACGCAAGGCAATAATCGAGTCCGCAATGGAAATTGAACTGCATGGTTTCTGCGATGCCAGCGAAAAGGCTTACGGAGCCTGTGTTTATCTTCGAACCCTTAACACCAACGGCCGTGTTTGGACCCAGCTTTTAACCGCAAAATCGAAAGTCGCCCCACTCAAGTGCCAGACCATTCCTCGGCTCGAGCTGAGCGGAGCACTCCTTCTTACGTCCCTGATGTCAACCGTACAACAAGCCCTATCACACAAAATTACTCGAACTATCTATTGGACCGATTCCACTATCGTCCTCCATTGGCTCAATACATCACCTCACACCCTTAAAACATTCGTCGCTAACAGAGTCTCCGAAATTCAAACAAAAACCAGCATCCGCGATTGGCGCCACGTTCCTACCGACGACAACCCCGCGGACTTGATATCACGCGGCCAAACACCCGAAGAGTTTCTGCGCCCAACCATCTGGCAGCACGGTCCTGCATGGCTCTACCAGTCGGAAGGCTATTGGCCGACATGGACGCTAACACCGCAAATTGAAGTACCGGAGCAGAAGGGGGCGATTTGTCTGTCCGCAAACCCCGCCGATTACAGTTTGttgcaaagatattcatccTGGCCCAAGTTGATACGAATCATAGCTCGTTGCCTCCGTTGGAAACAGAAAAGGAACCGAGCGGCACCCCTAACCGTTACTGAATTACGCATAACGCACAATAAACTGATAAAATTGTTGCAAAACATCCATTTCTCCGAGGAAATTCGTACACTCCAAAAAGATCGGAACGCGGCGATAAAGGGTAAGCTCACGCGACTCAATCCGTTCATAGACAAGGAAGGAATATTGCGAGTCGGGGGTCGACTCAGTCATTCGTCGATGACCTTCGCCCAGAAACATCCCATAGTATTACCTAAGTCATCCGTTACAACACGCATCATAGACCACGAGCACAAGATCCACATGCATTCCGGAACGCAGGCTACGTTATACGCAGTAAGACAAAGATACTGGCCCGTTGACGGTCGAAGTCAAGTATGGCGGGCGATCAAAGGCTGCGTCCGCTGCTGCCGCGCTCAACCACCGCCGGTAGAATACGTGATGGGTAATCTGCCGGAGGCGCGAGTAACGAAATCTCGCCCATTTACAAACGTCGGCGTCGATTACTGCGGGCCGTTCCACATCAAGGAAAAACGAGATCGTAACCGTCGTCAGATAAAAGTATACGTAGCCATTTTCGTATGCCTAGCAATTAAAGCGGTACACATCGAGCTCGTTGACGATCTCACTAGCGAAGCCTTCATCGCCGCTCTTCGCCGATTTATCGCTCGACGAGGGTATTGCTCCACCATCCATTCTGATAACGGCACCAACTTCAGAGGAGCAAGCAACGAATTACGAGAGCTTCACGATTTATTACAATCGGACGATCACAAGGAAAAAGTGACCGCATTTTTAGCCGACAAACAAATCGAATGGCACTTCATTCCCCCTCATTCGCCGCATTTCGGTGGGCTATGGGAAGCAGCG